A stretch of DNA from Dioscorea cayenensis subsp. rotundata cultivar TDr96_F1 chromosome 4, TDr96_F1_v2_PseudoChromosome.rev07_lg8_w22 25.fasta, whole genome shotgun sequence:
CCACAAATCTCTttcattttctctatttttttttctattaaaaatcgAAAATTTAAGAATTCAAATCACGATGCACGTAAATGACAAGATTACCCTTGGCCAGAGCGAAGATCCCCTCGTCCATCTTTGCCGGGTCGGCGAAAACTCTGGAAACGAGCCCCATCGCCTTTGCCTCGCCGGCGGACACCTTTCGTCCCGTGAGCGCGAGGTCCATGGCGTTGCCGAAGCCGACGATCTTGGGAAGCCGCTGTAGTGTCCCGAGATCCGCGACCAGTCCCACATCCACCTCTTTGACCGCAAAGTAGGCCTTATCCTCACAGCACCGGATATCGCACGCCGCCACGAGGTCCACCCCGCCGCCTATGCAAGCTCCCTGGATAGCCGCCACCACCGGCTTCCGACACCGCTCCAGAGCCGTGATAGCCGATTGAAGGTCAAGGATCCGGCGGCGAAGTTCCTCAGCAGCCGCAGCGCGATCGTCGTCGGATGAGGAGGAGATGGATTTGAGGGAGGAGAGGTCGATCCCGGAGCAGAAGTGGGGGCCACGGGCGGAGAGAACGAGGGCACGCGCGGAGGGGATGCGATCGAGAAGTGCGAGGGCGCGTGGGAGCTCGGAGAAGAAGGGAAGAGAAAGGGCGTTGCGCTGAGCCGGGCGGTTCAAGTAGATGAACCAGACCGGTACGGCCGGGTCTTTTTGAAGGATCTCCAGCGTCTGGAAACCCTTGTTTAGCTCCGCCGCCGCTTCCTCCACCGTTAGATCCATTTTCGCCCTTCTGATTTTTCTGGTATGCTTTACTATTATTTAAACGACGTTATCTATTCATCCCTTAGTAACTGggtttcattattattattttaaataatatatataaatatatatatgaagagcTGATGGAACCTAAGGCCAAAAGGCCGAAGCCATTTTTCATTGGAGATGGGCCAAGAGCCATTATTGGGCGTGCGTTGCCATTATCATCCATTTATGGGCCAAGAGCCATTGGGCCTTtcattatatatgcatatgaatatatatgttttataaatgaGCTTGGTTTTGATTAATTGTTAAATGTGTGAAAGGACCTTATGCCATCATGCATATGTGATTATTAATTTGAGAGCATTGAAACTCTTCTAATTCATTTGTAGGACAAGGACTACTTACTTGGCTTGGGCAGTAAGAGTAAGAGGTTGTGTATATATCATCATAATGAATTAATGCCAATGGTTGTACTGCACTGCTTTGATTTGTCAAGTAAAGTTTTAAAGACGTCCACATGCTTGTCATCCACcatctttattatatataataataatttcatctaCTAGACTACTACTAGCTAGTGCAAACAATATGACAAGGAAAGGACTTCATGACAATCCaaaaccttttttattttccagATATTATCTTATTGGGGATCTTGATCATCCCCTTGCAACATAGCGAGGATCAGTTTGGCAGATAAGGCTCCATAGttaaataaattgtttatttcCTAAACactaataacaacaacaatatataaCACAATATAAGAAGACTTCtactaaatattcaaatcagaATCATCCGGACAATAAGAGAGTTAGTAGTCTATTTTTCTCCCAACTTAAAAGTTTAGGGTTCGATCGTGTGACTTGTCCGGAGGATGGTGATTGCTAATGACAAGGTTTGGTATATATCTCTAACACACGAGCCAAAAGATACTtaacaatttttcttttgtttttttttattgtaaactactttatatttttaatgggAATAAAGCTCACTAGGAAAGTCAATACAAGTAATTATAgtgaatataaatattaattggctaaacatcatctgcggacgttcATAGAGTCATCCGCAGATGATGTACAGTATTTTTTATAGGGTTGAATGACTGTGATTGATTCAGTTATTGTGCTGAGATTGATTGGATGGTTCAGATTAAAACATTGTGCATCACACTTTttactgtgcttataaatagtgtgcagtgttactgttcacagaacAGTGTGCAgctgttggattgaaatccaacggcccatatcaacgttcacagattacgTATCTGTGAACGTTGACAGAGGATGCATCCtcatattaattaatagatgttaaatttatttttaagtcaTTTGGGTATTAAATAGGGCGTTCCTTCTGTAAAGAATATATAGTGACATACTCTTAGTAATTTTAACCCTCAAGTTGAACTAGAATTATCATCTTTTTTCAAttgcttcaaaattttaatcataaagaaaataattagtGAGTAGTCTTCAGAATGTATACTTGAGATGCAATGCATAATTGAAGACAAATAACTAAAGACTCTTCTGATGCATACTGATCAagaatattttaacaaaaacaaccaggcaactttttatatatatcttcacCTTTATTTCAACTTTAAGCATCATATCttcttccaaaataaaaaataaaaaataataaaaaaaacactgttATTAACAATTCAAGCTgagataattattatattatccGAGACAATATCTAACAATACGatataaacaaaaagatggtgGATGCTATAAGCGTTCTTAATTTTAAAGTTAATGTAATATTAACAATGCATGGTTTGAAAGAGACTTTGGGAATGAAACATTGTAGTTTTGTTATGATTACTAGTTAAGTAACTTATCAATGCATaccaattattattatctttgtgGCCAAAATCTGAACAATTTTgtattgtgtttgttttctGTGAAGGATGGAGAATATCTACAAGTTTAAGGTTATAAATAGGTTGTGGAAATATATAGTAGCATGGATTATTAATCATGAATAGGATGTATGGCTCTAATTAATAGACAagttattgtattatttaaattgctCTTCACTATTGATACTCCCTCCATTCATAAATATAAGTTGTTTTCAAATGGTTACCGTTTTATAATACCAAagcaattaatatttatttaggattttttttttttaattttaccctTCTTCGATATTCTAAGTTATATGAATGAAGAGTCATATTCATCggcacaaaaataaatatggttCTATGAAAGAggtaatttagttatttaatttttttattttaaattttaatatatttaatgttatttttaatttttgcacaAGATCTTTGAATGGCTTATATTTTAGAATAGAAAGAGTAGTTTGCCAAATGATTTCTAGCAAATCAtgcataatttaaaattgaaaccAGTACATTTATAGCCAACAAATtcaaagagttttttttttaagctttagATGGTTGATGAAACAAATAAGTGAAagcaaaatgtttttttattttatttttataactcaCTTTCAACCTCATGCCTTTCATTCGTTGCAATTATTCTCTAAAGTCACAATCAGATGAAATCACTCTTTGTAAATATACATTGATTGGTATACATCATTCTTTTAGGATCATACAAAGGTTGGTGTCATGATAATGATGAATTAATATTCATGCACATCTTTCTCTCATAAATGATGACAATTAAATAAAGCGATTCTTTGTGAAAGTGCTTTAGTTCATATacacttttttttctctctcatattcCACTCCAGAGATAGATTGAAAGAGAGGTTATTGAATTTATGTTATGATAAGactatacaaaaataataagatatgcaaatatattcatctacaatctaaatagttttaaaacaaTCTGAATAAcgacaaatatttatttttataaaaaaatgaaaacaacgTTAATACGATGATACTTATATTAATACATGATGTATACACATCTATAAATGGattgttttaaaatttccttattttatttaatttttaatatatttgatttaaacaaaaaaacaaggatttttttctcaagatttttatGAATtcgaaaaattagaaaataaaaaaacatataagaaattaataatagaaaattttacGGAAAGTGCCATAATCTAGTAGAATGTTGTTTAATCTTACAAAAAGAACTtaattttatttccaaaatagaTCTGCTTTGGGATGCAAAAAACCAACCTACCCAAAGTTTCAAACCTTGAAATAAATTATGCAATTTTGgataattacataattaaaaatgagctatttttaataataataataatatacaactCTACTGTAATATTTTGACCTAGCTAGTTGCCAAGTGCCAAAACAGGTGAAGGTATCTACttttcaaaaaggaaaataaatcaagGGCGTAGTTCCAAAAATAGTTAAACTTATGTCGGAGGGCGAAATGTTCCAAGCATTTCAGTTATAACTAAACggccaataaaaaaaactcatgaacatgaacatgaacatGAACACGAGATTCCAAGCTTTGTTAGCTAGTGCATGCCCAAAAGCTAATAATATAAAGACAAAACTCCATCACACCACACGGGTTCTATCAATCTATATACTTGGATCAATCTCAACCACACCATGTTATGTGCCACACTGCAACGTGGCAGGGGCCGCCACGCTGCAACGCTCACCGAACTTTGGGCCACACGTGCACCATCACACTtccatcatttatttatttagttaatttgttatttttataaccTGAAAGTCTTCATAAACTGAAGTACTATTGAATGGAGCACAAAATAATTTGTAGAGCTAGAAAAGAGAGTTCATTAATGGCAACATCAAGACATAAAAAAGAAACTTAGTTAAGGACATGCATGATTATCACAGGGAGTACAACAGAATGCAAGTAGACATACAAGGACATAGAGCAATTAAAGCTCATGACTAGAGAGAAGAGCAAAGACAAATTAATGGAAACGGAGAAAAGCACTTCATATTTCAGTGCTTAATTTTGGTTGTAGCTAGATAGAgctagagagaaagagagagagagagagccttTTCTTCAACGTGGCAATGAAGACATGCACTAGCTAGTCACACAGTGTTGTTCATTATCTCATTGGCTTTCATCTCCTCTTCAGTCATCACCTTTGCTTGGACTATCTCTGGGTTCACTGCTGGACTTGGCTTAGTGATTTCAATCACATGCTCTGGTAGTTGGGGCTCTTGTACCACCTTCTTAGCATCCTTGTAGACCACGTAGATCACCATTTGGATGACACCAAAGGTGAATCCCAATACATTTGGAAGCTATATACACATGCCAAAAAATTAAGCAGAGTAA
This window harbors:
- the LOC120259596 gene encoding delta(3,5)-Delta(2,4)-dienoyl-CoA isomerase, peroxisomal yields the protein MDLTVEEAAAELNKGFQTLEILQKDPAVPVWFIYLNRPAQRNALSLPFFSELPRALALLDRIPSARALVLSARGPHFCSGIDLSSLKSISSSSDDDRAAAAEELRRRILDLQSAITALERCRKPVVAAIQGACIGGGVDLVAACDIRCCEDKAYFAVKEVDVGLVADLGTLQRLPKIVGFGNAMDLALTGRKVSAGEAKAMGLVSRVFADPAKMDEGIFALAKELAAKPALALMGTKAVMMKSRDMAVEKGLDYVATWNAGMLRSRELEEAVLAKLQKRKPNFSKM